From Pseudomonas sp. CCI4.2, one genomic window encodes:
- a CDS encoding MFS transporter encodes MRSERLHMGFVVAWLFCALFYFVQYALRSAPGVMMPELTSAFGRDVVAVSALVGLYYYTYSVFSIIAGAALDRLGAKYVIPAGIIMVALGAAMFGLGELQVAQLGRLLQGAGSACAFTGAVYLATHGFPPRYLATAVGFTQCFGMMGGFAGQFAVGPIIHGTIPWQQFWFIAAGCLFVIAVLVMFVTPKGHDTRPVGSSNSLGSVFAPYKKVLSNPQSYLCGFTAGLLFLPTTIGDMIWGLPFLRDGLSVGYAEAVNRSSMIPLGWVIGCPLLGYISDHLGRRKPVLIGGALLMLVASAAILYLPAGIAPPYVFGLLLGIGSGAAMIPYSIIKEVNPDNVKGSATGAINFLVFTFSALLTPVFGHLLAGIADGHPLSLPVFQQAGAWLLGGIVIAIVLAIFLLETGPKGHAKARPVAVIATP; translated from the coding sequence GTGCGGTCCGAGCGACTGCACATGGGTTTTGTCGTCGCGTGGCTGTTTTGCGCCCTTTTCTACTTTGTGCAATACGCCCTGCGCTCGGCTCCCGGCGTGATGATGCCGGAGCTGACGTCGGCGTTTGGCCGGGATGTGGTGGCGGTCAGTGCGCTGGTGGGGCTTTATTACTACACCTACTCGGTGTTCTCGATCATTGCCGGTGCCGCGCTGGATCGGCTGGGCGCCAAGTACGTCATACCGGCCGGGATTATCATGGTTGCCCTCGGCGCGGCGATGTTTGGCCTGGGCGAGTTGCAGGTCGCGCAATTGGGTCGTTTGCTGCAAGGGGCCGGTTCGGCTTGCGCGTTCACCGGCGCGGTCTATTTGGCAACCCACGGTTTCCCGCCCCGCTATCTGGCCACCGCTGTCGGTTTTACTCAGTGCTTCGGCATGATGGGTGGCTTTGCCGGTCAGTTCGCAGTGGGGCCGATCATCCACGGCACCATCCCTTGGCAGCAGTTCTGGTTCATCGCCGCTGGATGCCTGTTCGTTATCGCTGTATTGGTCATGTTCGTGACCCCCAAAGGCCACGACACCCGACCGGTCGGCAGCAGCAATTCCTTGGGTTCGGTGTTCGCCCCGTATAAAAAAGTCTTGAGCAACCCGCAGTCATACCTGTGTGGATTCACTGCGGGCCTGTTGTTCCTGCCGACCACCATTGGCGACATGATCTGGGGCCTGCCGTTTCTGCGTGACGGGCTGTCGGTGGGCTACGCCGAAGCAGTGAACCGCAGCAGCATGATCCCCTTGGGTTGGGTCATCGGTTGCCCGCTGCTGGGTTATATCTCCGACCATCTTGGGCGGCGCAAGCCGGTATTGATCGGCGGCGCGCTGCTGATGCTGGTCGCCAGTGCCGCGATTCTTTACCTGCCGGCGGGCATCGCGCCGCCGTACGTGTTCGGCCTGCTGCTGGGCATTGGCTCGGGCGCTGCGATGATCCCTTACTCGATCATCAAGGAAGTTAACCCGGACAACGTAAAGGGCAGCGCCACCGGCGCGATCAACTTCCTGGTGTTCACCTTCAGCGCATTGCTCACCCCGGTATTCGGCCATCTGCTGGCCGGCATCGCCGACGGTCATCCCTTGAGCCTGCCGGTGTTTCAGCAAGCAGGCGCCTGGCTGCTGGGCGGCATTGTGATTGCCATCGTCCTGGCCATATTCCTGCTCGAAACCGGCCCAAAAGGCCACGCAAAAGCACGCCCGGTTGCCGTAATCGCCACCCCCTAA
- a CDS encoding FAD-dependent oxidoreductase produces the protein MKSLNHDMSPGIDLTKRQVTGAVRISHPVYHDLLPPCNDGCPAGENIQAWLALAQAGDYQAAWHSLIADNPFPAIHGRVCYHPCETACNRTELDSGVSIHAVERFLGDQALEHGWTAKAAPATGKRVLIVGAGPCGLSAAWHLAMRGHAVEIYEAGPVAGGMLHFGIPAYRLPRDVLHQEIARLETLGIRIVLNRKVDDVLLEQTNGGFDAVLLSIGAQVGRHIDIPARDAVKVYDAVSLLRAAGTGEKPLLGRRVMVYGGGNTAIDAARTARRLGAEDAMIIYHRDREHMSALPFETEEALEEGIKIRWLSSIKGIDGQGINVEKMSLDAEGKAHPTGEFETLPADALILALG, from the coding sequence GTGAAATCCTTGAACCATGACATGAGTCCTGGCATTGACCTGACCAAGCGTCAGGTCACCGGTGCCGTGCGCATCAGCCATCCGGTCTATCACGACCTGCTCCCGCCCTGTAACGATGGCTGTCCGGCGGGGGAAAACATTCAGGCGTGGTTGGCCTTGGCCCAGGCGGGTGACTATCAGGCGGCGTGGCACAGCCTGATTGCTGACAACCCCTTCCCCGCCATCCACGGCCGGGTGTGCTACCACCCTTGCGAAACGGCCTGCAATCGTACTGAACTGGACAGCGGCGTTAGCATCCACGCTGTCGAGCGTTTCCTCGGCGACCAAGCCCTGGAACACGGCTGGACCGCCAAGGCCGCGCCCGCTACCGGCAAGCGCGTCCTGATCGTCGGCGCTGGGCCGTGCGGATTATCCGCCGCCTGGCACTTGGCGATGCGCGGTCATGCGGTAGAGATTTACGAGGCCGGCCCGGTCGCTGGTGGCATGTTGCATTTCGGGATACCGGCCTACCGTCTGCCCCGTGACGTGTTACATCAAGAGATTGCGCGTCTGGAAACCCTCGGCATCCGCATCGTGCTTAACCGCAAGGTCGATGATGTGTTGCTTGAGCAAACCAATGGCGGTTTCGATGCGGTGCTGCTGTCGATTGGCGCGCAAGTCGGGCGCCACATCGACATCCCGGCCCGTGACGCCGTCAAGGTGTATGACGCAGTGAGTCTATTGCGCGCCGCCGGCACCGGGGAAAAACCGCTGTTGGGCCGTCGGGTGATGGTTTACGGCGGCGGCAATACCGCCATCGATGCAGCGCGTACTGCCCGCCGTCTGGGTGCCGAAGACGCGATGATCATTTATCACCGCGACCGCGAGCACATGTCAGCCCTGCCCTTCGAAACCGAAGAAGCGCTGGAAGAAGGGATCAAGATCCGTTGGCTGTCGAGCATCAAGGGCATCGACGGCCAAGGCATCAACGTTGAAAAAATGTCGCTGGACGCCGAGGGCAAAGCCCATCCCACGGGCGAGTTTGAAACATTGCCCGCCGATGCGCTGATCCTCGCCTTGGGCTAG